From the Fusobacterium sp. IOR10 genome, one window contains:
- a CDS encoding MipA/OmpV family protein, producing the protein MKKIAFFPMIALVSQITLASSVGIGYGVTSEFFKGDDKSHVLPFLNYEYDNYFIDSTTANTLHIGYRLMEDDVYAFSLYAVPFGGYKIDGSDLDSKYKGIDDRDYQFMLGSEFKYYNGLHDVETILNAEIGQEGGKLSLRIQKPYVINENLIIKPSFNFNYYNSSFIDYYFGIDSGEASTSTSLNEYNGESGYSLGIGVTSSYRLTDAFSLLGFLGAMKFSSEIKNSPIVSNSLIYLGGVGIVYTF; encoded by the coding sequence ATGAAAAAAATAGCTTTTTTTCCCATGATAGCATTAGTATCACAAATTACTTTAGCATCTAGTGTTGGAATTGGTTATGGAGTTACAAGTGAATTTTTTAAAGGTGATGATAAAAGTCATGTACTGCCATTTTTGAATTATGAATATGACAATTATTTTATAGATTCTACAACAGCTAATACGTTACACATAGGGTATAGGTTAATGGAAGATGATGTGTACGCATTTTCTTTATATGCAGTTCCCTTTGGAGGATATAAAATTGATGGAAGTGATTTAGATTCTAAATATAAAGGAATTGATGACAGAGATTATCAATTTATGCTAGGAAGTGAATTTAAATATTACAATGGACTTCATGATGTTGAGACAATTTTAAATGCAGAAATAGGCCAAGAGGGAGGAAAATTATCCCTTAGAATTCAAAAACCTTATGTAATTAATGAAAATTTAATAATAAAACCTTCTTTTAATTTTAACTATTATAATTCAAGTTTTATTGATTATTATTTTGGTATAGACTCTGGAGAAGCCAGTACAAGTACTTCCTTAAATGAGTATAATGGGGAAAGTGGCTATTCACTAGGAATTGGGGTTACAAGTTCTTATAGATTAACAGATGCTTTTTCATTGCTTGGATTTTTAGGTGCAATGAAATTTTCAAGTGAAATAAAAAATTCTCCCATTGTTAGTAATAGTTTGATTTATTTAGGTGGAGTTGGAATTGTATATACTTTTTAA
- a CDS encoding alpha/beta hydrolase family protein has translation MIISLFVTVVFLCLLFYFITYPYKFKFARKLKRVLSYEEVQYNKETELDLTSLSKEEVYDNFNIQRKSIKSVHVKEMMKVIIVTPKNVELKEIPCLILLHGIRDSSEDWLERGKLLENYLILKKSNSINDMMFILPDSGYAGESWYTNFYEDSNFKYEDYIMDELYNEVKKITPNGKLGIAGFSMGGYAAYKIGLKNIGKFNVIGSFSGAVSLIRMSVNRRVMRIMKYIYIPRFLFNDLDKTNFIRIFSPWGWRILKQDPYSIIKVMDKEEFNGKNFYLSVGAEDKKPYLMLQQWIDIVGRLKKYNINFKGYIYKNEYHTWEFISKDIYCFLKYFNKTINKID, from the coding sequence ATGATTATTAGTCTTTTTGTGACAGTAGTATTTTTATGTCTTCTTTTTTACTTTATAACTTATCCTTATAAATTTAAATTTGCAAGAAAATTAAAAAGAGTATTGTCATATGAGGAAGTTCAATATAATAAGGAAACAGAGTTAGATTTAACCAGTTTAAGTAAAGAAGAAGTTTATGATAATTTTAACATTCAAAGAAAAAGTATAAAAAGTGTTCATGTTAAGGAAATGATGAAAGTTATTATTGTAACTCCAAAGAACGTAGAACTTAAAGAAATTCCTTGTTTAATTTTACTCCACGGTATTAGAGACTCAAGTGAAGATTGGTTGGAGAGAGGGAAATTATTAGAAAATTATTTAATCTTAAAAAAAAGTAATAGTATAAATGATATGATGTTTATCTTACCTGATTCAGGATATGCTGGAGAAAGTTGGTATACCAACTTTTATGAGGATAGCAATTTTAAATATGAAGATTATATAATGGATGAACTGTACAATGAAGTTAAAAAAATCACTCCAAATGGGAAATTAGGTATAGCAGGTTTTTCAATGGGTGGTTATGCAGCTTATAAAATAGGACTGAAAAACATTGGAAAATTTAATGTTATTGGAAGTTTTTCAGGGGCAGTAAGTCTAATTAGGATGAGCGTAAATAGAAGGGTCATGAGAATAATGAAATATATTTATATTCCAAGATTTTTATTTAACGATTTGGATAAAACAAATTTTATACGAATTTTTAGTCCTTGGGGTTGGAGAATATTAAAACAAGATCCATATAGTATAATTAAAGTGATGGATAAGGAAGAATTCAATGGAAAGAATTTTTATTTAAGTGTAGGTGCAGAGGATAAGAAACCTTATTTGATGCTTCAACAATGGATTGATATAGTTGGAAGATTAAAAAAATATAATATAAATTTCAAAGGCTATATTTATAAAAATGAGTATCATACTTGGGAGTTTATTTCAAAGGATATTTATTGTTTTTTAAAATATTTTAATAAAACAATAAATAAAATTGACTAG
- a CDS encoding polysaccharide deacetylase family protein, which translates to MNILMALSQLEVTGAEVYAVTLSNELIKRKNKVIIVSDTLTKKTSAEYFEIQFNKRSLFQRLGHVRKLLKIIKENDIQVVHAHSRASAWSSALACKIARIPLITTTHGKQPVHLSRKLIKCFGDYGIAVCENIKHQLITELGVDNSKIEVLRNPVDCNEYLFEVENKCNEKIVVSIIGRLSGPKGDVCYDILEEISDRKDLVVRVIGGKEVPKRFEKFKNKVEFMGYINNVYEEICKSSIVIGAGRVAVEAILSGKPVIAVGENEYLGSIGTSNIDYGLKSNFGDINLNENLASKVEIRGISQDINNAIKKSHGNLLELRKKVEKNFSLEKIVDRIEKIYSKQYVLKNKYEIPIIMYHRVIKGDEEEKGVHGTYIEEKIFRQHMQYLKDKGYETVTFEDLKDNNYKKRFNKDKKLIVLTFDDGYKDNYEIAFPILKEFGFKGVIYLLGELKYNKWDAENNFNPEKVFHLMSDEEILEMQNYGMEFGGHSMTHSKMGNLKPEIAKKEIIDSKEILEKKLGKKLTSFAYPYGHRSKIVKELVKEAGYEFAVTTDNGDISFQEDLFDIRRIAIFPTNGKFSFKRKVTGKYNFIKIKREEKHMNK; encoded by the coding sequence ATGAATATATTAATGGCATTATCTCAATTGGAAGTTACAGGGGCTGAAGTTTATGCAGTAACCCTTAGTAATGAATTAATAAAAAGAAAAAATAAAGTTATTATAGTATCAGACACATTAACAAAAAAAACCAGTGCTGAATATTTTGAAATTCAATTTAATAAGAGAAGTTTATTTCAAAGATTGGGTCACGTTAGAAAATTATTAAAAATTATAAAAGAAAATGATATTCAAGTTGTTCATGCTCATTCTAGAGCCTCAGCTTGGAGTTCAGCATTAGCTTGTAAAATAGCAAGAATTCCTCTAATAACAACTACCCATGGGAAACAACCTGTTCATCTAAGTAGAAAATTAATTAAATGTTTTGGTGATTATGGAATAGCAGTTTGTGAAAATATTAAGCATCAACTAATTACTGAATTAGGAGTTGATAATTCCAAAATAGAGGTGTTGAGAAACCCAGTTGATTGTAACGAATATCTTTTTGAAGTTGAAAATAAATGTAATGAAAAAATAGTAGTTTCAATAATTGGAAGATTGTCAGGACCAAAGGGAGATGTGTGCTACGATATTTTAGAGGAAATATCAGATAGAAAAGATTTAGTTGTTAGAGTTATTGGAGGAAAAGAAGTTCCTAAAAGATTTGAGAAATTTAAAAATAAAGTTGAATTTATGGGATATATAAATAATGTTTATGAGGAAATATGTAAGTCATCAATAGTTATAGGAGCTGGTAGGGTTGCAGTGGAAGCTATTTTATCAGGTAAGCCAGTTATAGCAGTTGGAGAAAATGAATATTTAGGATCAATAGGAACAAGTAACATAGACTATGGATTAAAAAGCAACTTTGGTGATATTAATTTAAATGAAAATTTAGCTAGTAAAGTTGAAATAAGAGGAATATCTCAAGATATTAATAATGCAATTAAAAAATCCCATGGAAATCTTTTGGAATTAAGAAAAAAGGTAGAGAAGAATTTTTCCTTAGAAAAAATAGTTGATAGAATAGAAAAAATATATTCAAAACAATATGTTTTAAAAAACAAATATGAAATTCCAATTATAATGTATCATAGAGTTATAAAAGGAGATGAGGAAGAGAAAGGGGTTCATGGAACCTACATAGAAGAGAAAATCTTTAGACAGCATATGCAGTACCTAAAGGATAAAGGTTATGAAACAGTGACCTTTGAAGATTTAAAGGATAATAATTATAAAAAAAGATTCAATAAAGACAAAAAATTAATAGTATTAACCTTTGATGATGGGTATAAGGATAACTATGAAATAGCCTTTCCAATTCTTAAAGAATTTGGATTTAAGGGAGTAATATATTTATTAGGAGAGTTGAAATACAATAAATGGGATGCTGAAAATAATTTTAATCCAGAAAAAGTTTTTCATCTAATGAGTGATGAAGAAATACTAGAGATGCAAAATTACGGAATGGAATTTGGTGGGCATTCTATGACACATTCTAAAATGGGAAATTTAAAGCCTGAAATAGCAAAAAAAGAAATTATTGATTCTAAAGAAATATTAGAAAAAAAATTAGGGAAAAAATTAACTAGTTTCGCTTATCCCTATGGGCATAGAAGCAAAATAGTTAAAGAACTTGTAAAGGAAGCTGGATATGAGTTTGCAGTGACAACAGATAATGGAGACATTTCTTTTCAAGAAGACTTATTTGACATAAGAAGAATAGCGATTTTTCCAACTAATGGAAAATTTAGTTTTAAAAGAAAAGTAACAGGAAAATATAATTTTATAAAAATAAAAAGAGAAGAGAAACATATGAATAAATAA
- a CDS encoding FtsW/RodA/SpoVE family cell cycle protein, producing the protein MEKNKNIYQQQKIIEENIAKVLKEKNKKKVVKRRKRVLIGILGIIMILGILNIFSISYYRNGILNKSKYCLYLSIGLFCYCLLSGKDYRILKNKYIVYFLYFISISILSFLAVGNKLFPSIVREINGATGWIVVGTFGTIQPAELLKVVFIVLLARLFSKCEEENKSVFETFTSSAFILMVFSFLIFFENDLGTIIHYICIYIFMFFFTKISKKKILEILMPAIVLGITVLTFIYRGDSPNYKLVRIRMFLQGILRDNYLGNLNEGYQVAQSLLAFGNGGILGRSYGSGVQKYNYLPEIHTDFIMALFGEELGFIGVVFVIFLFFLLYNLILEIGLDSKDIFGKYLAVGIGGFIITQFLINFFVVLGLLPVFGIPMPLFSYGGSSIITIMVAMGIIASINNVSMFDKK; encoded by the coding sequence ATGGAAAAAAATAAGAATATTTATCAGCAACAAAAAATAATAGAAGAAAATATAGCAAAGGTTCTAAAGGAAAAAAATAAAAAAAAAGTTGTTAAAAGAAGAAAAAGAGTTTTAATAGGAATATTAGGTATAATAATGATACTAGGAATTTTAAATATTTTTAGTATATCCTATTATAGAAACGGTATTTTAAATAAAAGTAAATATTGTCTCTATTTAAGCATAGGATTATTTTGTTATTGTTTACTAAGCGGTAAGGATTATAGAATATTAAAAAATAAATATATAGTATATTTTCTATATTTTATTTCTATTTCAATTTTGTCTTTTTTAGCTGTGGGAAATAAACTCTTTCCAAGCATAGTTAGAGAAATAAACGGTGCAACAGGTTGGATTGTAGTAGGCACCTTTGGAACCATACAACCTGCAGAACTTTTAAAGGTAGTTTTTATAGTTCTACTAGCTAGACTGTTTTCAAAATGTGAGGAAGAAAATAAAAGTGTATTTGAAACATTTACATCTTCAGCTTTTATTTTAATGGTTTTTTCATTTTTAATATTCTTTGAAAATGATTTGGGAACAATAATCCATTACATTTGTATTTATATCTTTATGTTTTTCTTCACTAAAATATCAAAGAAAAAAATATTAGAAATATTAATGCCAGCAATTGTTTTAGGAATAACTGTTTTAACATTTATTTATAGAGGAGATTCACCAAATTATAAATTAGTGAGAATAAGGATGTTCTTACAAGGAATACTTAGAGATAATTACTTGGGAAATCTTAATGAAGGATATCAGGTTGCCCAATCTTTACTTGCCTTTGGAAACGGAGGTATTTTAGGGAGAAGTTATGGTAGTGGAGTTCAAAAATATAATTATTTGCCTGAAATACACACTGATTTTATAATGGCTCTATTTGGAGAAGAATTAGGTTTTATTGGGGTAGTATTTGTAATATTCTTATTTTTCTTATTATATAATTTAATATTAGAAATAGGATTAGATTCTAAAGATATTTTCGGTAAATACTTAGCAGTAGGTATAGGTGGTTTTATAATAACTCAATTTTTAATCAATTTTTTTGTAGTTTTAGGCTTACTACCAGTTTTTGGTATTCCCATGCCTTTGTTCAGCTATGGAGGAAGTTCAATAATTACCATTATGGTTGCAATGGGAATTATTGCTAGCATAAACAATGTGTCCATGTTTGACAAAAAATAA
- the rimP gene encoding ribosome maturation factor RimP yields MVRIRKRGELFLEKEDKLKVIEKIEKIIDPTLKEFGLELVDVEYLQDGGYWYVRIYIEYLDKEISLGDCAKVSSAVGDDIDKIIDKKFFLEISSPGIERPLKKPEDFIRFQGSKIKVSLKHKLNDKKNFEGVLTKFENNIVFLQTEDEMQIPFKEIRKSNLVYDFKDI; encoded by the coding sequence ATGGTAAGGATTAGGAAGAGAGGTGAGTTGTTTTTGGAAAAAGAAGATAAATTGAAAGTTATAGAAAAAATTGAGAAGATAATAGATCCAACTCTAAAAGAATTTGGTCTGGAATTAGTTGATGTGGAGTATCTTCAAGATGGAGGATATTGGTATGTAAGGATATACATAGAATATTTAGATAAGGAGATATCATTGGGAGATTGTGCTAAAGTGAGCTCAGCAGTTGGTGATGATATAGATAAAATTATCGATAAAAAATTCTTTTTAGAAATTTCCTCACCTGGAATAGAAAGACCTTTAAAAAAACCAGAAGATTTCATTAGATTTCAAGGGTCAAAAATAAAAGTAAGTTTAAAGCATAAGTTAAATGATAAAAAGAATTTTGAAGGTGTACTAACAAAATTTGAAAATAATATTGTATTTCTTCAAACAGAGGATGAAATGCAAATACCATTTAAAGAGATTAGAAAATCTAATCTAGTCTATGATTTTAAAGATATTTAA
- a CDS encoding DUF896 domain-containing protein, which produces MEMKDIVTKVNYFANLSKKRTLTKEELLERDKYRKLYIEKFRAQVKGHLDRIEIVDDKGNLN; this is translated from the coding sequence ATGGAAATGAAAGATATAGTTACAAAGGTAAATTATTTTGCAAATCTGTCAAAAAAAAGAACTTTAACTAAAGAAGAATTATTAGAAAGAGATAAATACAGAAAGCTTTATATTGAAAAATTTAGAGCTCAAGTTAAAGGTCATTTGGACAGAATAGAAATAGTAGATGATAAAGGGAACTTAAATTAA
- the asnS gene encoding asparagine--tRNA ligase, translating to MSCGVTVRELYRKEKELLGKEVEISGWVRKIRAQKNFGFIEINDGSFFKGIQIVYDTSLENFEEISHLSISSSVFVKGMYKESQGKGQAAEIIATEVKIEQKADLDYPLQNKRHSFEYLREIAHLRPRTNTFSAVFRVRSVLAYAIHKFFQDKNFVYVHTPIITSSDTEGAGEMFRVTTLDMENLPKNEDGTVNNSKDFFGKATNLTVSGQLSVETYCSAFRNVYTFGPTFRAENSNTSRHASEFWMIEPEMAFADLTVNMDVAEEMVKYIIKYVMENCPEEIEFFNKFIEKGLTEKLNNILNNDFARLTYTEAIDILINSKHKFDYKVEWGIDLQSEHERFLAENHFGKPVFLTNYPKEIKAFYMKLNEDGKTVRAMDLLAPGIGEIIGGSQREDKLEILEGKMNELGLDKDEYKFYTDLRKYGSFPHSGYGLGFERMMMYITGITNIRDVIPFPRTPGNAAF from the coding sequence ATGAGTTGTGGAGTTACAGTAAGAGAATTGTATAGAAAAGAAAAAGAATTATTGGGGAAAGAGGTTGAAATTTCTGGATGGGTAAGAAAAATAAGAGCTCAAAAAAACTTTGGGTTTATAGAAATAAATGATGGAAGTTTTTTTAAAGGAATTCAAATTGTTTATGATACAAGTTTAGAAAATTTTGAAGAAATTTCTCATTTATCAATTTCTTCTTCTGTATTTGTAAAAGGAATGTATAAAGAATCACAAGGAAAAGGGCAAGCAGCAGAAATAATTGCCACTGAAGTGAAAATAGAACAAAAAGCAGACTTGGATTATCCACTTCAAAATAAAAGACATTCATTTGAATATCTAAGAGAGATAGCACATTTAAGACCAAGAACAAATACTTTTTCTGCTGTATTTAGAGTAAGATCAGTATTAGCTTATGCTATTCATAAATTTTTTCAAGACAAAAATTTTGTGTATGTTCATACTCCAATTATAACTTCTTCAGATACTGAAGGGGCAGGAGAAATGTTTAGAGTTACAACTTTGGATATGGAAAATTTGCCTAAGAATGAAGATGGAACAGTTAATAATTCAAAAGATTTTTTTGGTAAAGCAACTAACTTAACAGTAAGTGGACAACTTAGTGTTGAGACATATTGTTCTGCTTTTAGAAATGTTTATACTTTTGGACCTACATTTAGAGCAGAAAATTCAAATACTTCAAGACATGCTTCTGAATTTTGGATGATAGAACCAGAAATGGCATTTGCTGACTTAACAGTAAATATGGATGTTGCTGAAGAAATGGTTAAATATATAATTAAATATGTTATGGAAAATTGTCCAGAAGAAATAGAATTTTTCAATAAATTTATAGAAAAGGGATTAACTGAAAAATTAAATAATATTCTAAATAATGATTTTGCAAGATTAACATATACAGAAGCTATAGATATATTAATAAATTCAAAACATAAATTTGATTATAAAGTTGAATGGGGAATAGATTTACAAAGTGAACATGAAAGATTTTTAGCTGAAAATCATTTTGGAAAACCTGTATTTTTAACAAATTATCCAAAGGAAATTAAAGCTTTCTATATGAAATTAAATGAAGATGGTAAAACCGTTAGAGCTATGGATTTATTAGCTCCAGGAATTGGAGAAATAATAGGTGGATCTCAAAGAGAAGATAAACTAGAAATATTAGAAGGAAAAATGAATGAATTAGGATTAGATAAAGATGAATATAAATTCTATACTGATTTAAGAAAATATGGAAGTTTCCCTCATTCAGGTTATGGATTAGGTTTTGAAAGAATGATGATGTATATTACAGGAATCACTAATATTCGTGACGTAATACCATTCCCAAGAACACCAGGAAATGCAGCATTTTAA
- the metK gene encoding methionine adenosyltransferase, producing MEDLIYFTSECVSPGHPDKVSDQISDAVLDACLKDDPESRVACEVFCTTGQVIVGGEITTKTFVNIQDVVRDKIREIGYKTGMGFDSDCGVFNSIHAQSSDIAMGVDRGGAGDQGIMFGGAVKETPELMPLALVLAREILRVYVDLKDNGVLTWARPDAKSQVTLAYDREENIKFIEAIVVSAQHNPDVTQEQIHEDLKELVIKPVIKKYNMKFEDIKKIFINPTGQFIIGGPNGDTGLTGRKIIVDTYGGYFRHGGGAFSGKDPSKVDRSGAYAARWVAKNIVAAGLAYKCEVQLSYAIGVIEPISIKVDTFGTGKVDEVKLSRVVKKIFDLTPRGIEKELKLRSGEFRYQDLAAFGHIGRTDIDLPWEKLDKVEELKSYFGL from the coding sequence ATGGAAGATTTAATTTATTTTACTTCAGAATGCGTTTCCCCAGGACATCCAGATAAAGTATCTGATCAAATTTCAGATGCAGTTTTAGATGCATGTTTAAAGGATGATCCAGAATCAAGAGTAGCATGTGAGGTTTTTTGTACAACAGGACAAGTAATAGTTGGAGGAGAAATTACCACTAAAACTTTTGTAAATATTCAAGATGTAGTTAGAGATAAAATAAGAGAAATAGGATATAAAACAGGTATGGGATTTGATAGTGATTGTGGGGTATTTAATTCAATACACGCTCAATCATCAGACATTGCCATGGGTGTAGATAGAGGAGGAGCAGGAGACCAAGGTATTATGTTTGGGGGAGCTGTAAAAGAAACCCCAGAACTTATGCCTCTTGCTTTAGTATTAGCAAGGGAAATATTAAGAGTTTATGTGGATTTAAAGGATAATGGAGTTTTGACTTGGGCTAGACCAGATGCAAAATCTCAAGTAACATTAGCCTATGACAGGGAAGAAAACATTAAATTTATTGAAGCTATAGTTGTTTCAGCTCAACACAATCCAGACGTAACTCAAGAACAAATCCACGAGGATTTAAAAGAATTAGTAATTAAACCTGTAATTAAAAAATATAACATGAAGTTTGAAGATATAAAGAAAATATTTATCAATCCCACAGGACAATTTATAATCGGCGGTCCAAATGGAGACACAGGACTTACAGGCAGAAAAATTATAGTTGATACCTATGGTGGATATTTTAGACATGGGGGAGGAGCTTTTTCTGGAAAAGACCCTTCAAAAGTTGACAGATCAGGGGCTTACGCTGCTAGATGGGTTGCTAAAAATATAGTTGCAGCTGGATTAGCTTACAAATGTGAGGTTCAACTATCTTATGCAATAGGAGTAATAGAACCAATTTCAATAAAAGTAGATACATTTGGTACAGGTAAAGTTGATGAAGTGAAATTATCAAGAGTAGTTAAAAAAATATTTGATTTAACACCAAGAGGAATAGAAAAAGAGTTGAAATTAAGAAGTGGTGAATTTAGATATCAAGATCTTGCAGCTTTTGGTCATATTGGAAGAACAGATATTGATCTTCCATGGGAAAAATTAGATAAAGTTGAAGAATTAAAAAGCTATTTTGGCTTATAA